The segment AATGGTCTGAATGCCAACGGACTTCTTCCAGGCGCCAGCGGCCAGGAGGAAACGACCCTGATCGCGAACTTCCGCGCGATTCAGAATTATCAGCAGCATCCGCGCGGGGCCTTTGGCTATCGCTTCTATGTGCGCGAAGGCGGTGGTGCCGCCTGCCACGAGGATCACTATAAATTTCAGGTCGATGCCCTCACCGTTCCCGAAGGGGATGCGAATTACACCATACCCGGGCTGAAGGCGAAGACGCTCTATTCCGTCTGTATCAAAGCCATTGATGCCAATGGCAACCTTTCAAGCAACACCAACTATTTGAGCCGGCAAACCCAGGATAAGACCGCGCCGGATTTCGATGGCATTCAAACCCTCAGCTTCGATGCGGACAAAGGTGTGGTGAAGCTGACCTGGAACCCGTCTTCATCAGCTGATATTGGCAGCTATAAGATCGACACCTGGCTGACGCTGAAGAACAGCGCGACGGCCCTGCCGATCACCATCCAAAGGACGGCAGCGCAATCGCCGAACTCCTTCAGCTTTGACAGTACGGTCGTCCCCTTCCAAAGTGAGGCCACTCTGGAAGTCGCGGTGAATGCCTGCGACAACGCCGACAGCATCACCGACGGCAGTAAAAACTGCAGCGTCTTCGCCCGGGCTCAGGCCCTTTCCATGACCTTTGCCGATATCCAGCCGCCACCTGGATTCATGGGTATCGCGGCCTCGTCGGACCTGATCGCTACCACCGAAGGCCAGGTCACCGTGAAATGGATTGAACCCACGGACTGGGCGGATTATGCAGGCTTTCAGGTCTATACCCTGGATGGTTCCAATGCTCTGACCCTGGTGAAAGATTGTGCCTGCAGTCAGATGCCGGGCTGCCTGGATCATATCAGCAGCTGCCAGGTGACGGGATTAAATGACTTCCGCACCTATCGTTTTCATGTGCGCGCTTATGATGTTGCCAGAAACTTCACCATACTCGATCCCATCATGTCCTTTGCCGACAAGCGGACGATCGACCTGACCAGGCCGACCTTCGTTTCGAACCTGGCCTTGAACTTTCAAGACGGCGGTTCGATGCTGAACTGGGCAGCGGCCAGTGACAATCAGTATGCGCAGGAGCAAGGCGCGACCCTCACCTATCGCGTCTATCGTAAAACCGGCAGCAACTTTGCCAACCTTCTTAACCCCGGGGCTGCTGGACCGGCGCTCGTGGAACTGTCTGATCGCAGCTACTTCGATGCCAGCAACCTCGTCAGCGGTACGACCTACTATTATACGGTCTGCGCTGTGGATGCGAGCGGCAATGAAGCCTGTGACGGTACCTATAAATCCGTTCAAACACCTGACCTTGTCCCCCCGACCATCAGCGCGCTGACCACCAATAAGACGTCCAGCGCAAAATCCTGGAACCTGAATTGGACAGCGGCGGATAACACGACGAGCAACGCCAATCTATTGTTCCGCATCAAAGCCCGGATATCCACGGATCCGACGGAAAAAGTCCAGGACTCCGATCCCACGATCTTCACGGCCACCGGCGCCAGCAGCGCCACGGGCCTTACCGGTCCTGTGAACACGGACGCCTATATCCATTACCTCCTCATGGTCACCGATGAAGCCGGTAACACGACGACCAGGCAGATTGATATTCAATCTTTGAACCTGATCACCATCACCGCCGTCCGCACGTCCGAAGGGCCGACGACCGGCAACCGTTTGATTCTGGTCGAGGGCAGCGGCTTTCATAACAGCTCCGCCGTCAGCATCGGCGGAACAAACTGTCAGAATACCCAGATCGTCTCGTCACGTCATATCCTCTGCCGGACTCCTGCGAAATCGCAGAATACCTATTCCTTGACCATCAGCAACAGCGATGGGTCCTCGGCTACGATGAATAATGCCTACACCTACTGTACGGCCGACGTGAACTGCACCAACATCTGCAATAACCCCGGCAGCTGGGAGTCATCCTTCGCGCTGCAGACCGGCCGCGGCACGACTGTGACCACGCCTTATATCATCTGCAACGCCACGCATCTGAATAACATCCGCACGATTGCGAACGGCCGCTATTTCTCGGTTATGGAGAACATCGACCTCAACGGCGTGGCCTGGACCCCGCTTGTCACGCAATCCAGCGCCACCTTCCAGGGCAACTTCACGGGGAACGGCAATATAATCGCCAATTTCTCGTACAACAACACGAATCAGGATGATTACGGCTTCTTCAAATACATCTCGGGCAACAGCAAAGTCTCGTCGCTGAAGTTCATCAATGTGAACATCAATGCGCGGGATCGCGTCGGGGCTCTGGTCGGTGATACAGCGAACGATGCGAACACAGTGATTCAGGACATCATGATGTCAGGAACCGTGAACGGTCGCCAGGATGTGGGTGGCATCCTGGGTCGCGCGATGGTGCAGTCGTTCGATATGTCGGCTTATGGAACGATCAATGGCAAGGTCACGGTCGGAGGCGTCATCGGCTATAAGACCAAGAACGCGTCCAACCTCTATTTTGAAGGGACGGTCACGACGGTTCCCGCAGGCACGACCTGCAATACCGGGGGCGTCGTCGGCTACTGGGATGGCAATAACGGAACAGCCAGTGATATCAACGCCGCCGCAACGGTCCGCTGCGAACGCTTCTCTGCCGTCGAGATGCTGGAAACTGGCGGCCTCGTCGGACGTTTGAATGATCATACGATCAGCAATAGCTGGTTCAGCGGGACAGTGATTGGCGATCGTCGCACGGGCGGCGCAGTCGGTACTGTCGTCCGCGGCGGCGTGGAAGGTGTGCAGGTGCTCGGTACGGTCACGGGCGGGCATTCCGCTTATGTCAACAGCGGTTATGAAACAGGAGGCGTCGTCGGTCTCCTTTATCGCGCCGTTCTTAAAAACAGCACGTCCTCCGCTGCGGTCACCTCGTATTACAGTTATGTAGGTGGCCTTGTCGGCAACTCAGCTGGTGGGGCGCAGCCTTCAGGAACGGATCGCAGAAACCTGATTCAGAGCAGCGCCGCCTACGGAGCTGTGCAAAATCTCGGGGGCTATCGAACCGGTGGCGCCATCGGCAGTGCTTCGAACACCGATGTGATCAACACCGCAGCCAACGGTGATGTGAAGGGATCCAAAGGCCAGGCCGGTGGCTTTCTCGGCTGGTCTGAAGTCAGTGTGGTGATCGATGGAAGCTTCGCCAACGGTGATGTGGATAGCACAGGTTTTGATAACGTCGGCGGATTCGTAGGCATCACGGATGTGAATGGTGGTCATGTCATCACCAATTCCTTCGCCAAAGGTGATGTCGCAGGCAACAACAACATTGGTGGCTTTGCCGGCCAATGTCGGGGAACCTATACCTCCAATTACGCCACAGGACGGGTCGTCGGCAACTCGGTGGTCGGCGGTTTCTGCGGTCGTAACTACGACCTTTCGGGGGCCGTCAGCACGAAGATCGAGAAAAGTTTCGCAAGCGGCGCCGTCAGTGCCGCGGTGGATCATGTGGGTGGATTCATCGGTCACATCTATCGCTCCATGGAAATTCGTTATTCCTATGCCAGCGGTGACGTCACGGGGGATGCCAACGTCGGGGGCTTTGCGGGTTCCATGGACATGGGTCCCACGACAATCGAGAAAAACTATGCCACGGGCAAAGTCATCGGCAAAACCCGGGTCGGAGGCTTTCTGGGCTATGGCTATCGCTACGATGCCACGATGCAGGTCATGAACAACTATTCCCGCAGCGCCGTGCAGGGCGAGTCCGATGTCGGGGGCTTCGCGGGCCTGACCGGCGCCATCATTTCCAAATCTTATTCCACGGGCGCGGTGACCCAGGGGCAAACAGCGTCGAACCTGGGCGGCTTTATCGGTCGCTTCGTCAGCGGCGGAAGCATGTCCGCTCCCGAATGCTTTTACGATACCACCACATCAGGCCGCAGCACCAGTGCCGGCGGTACGGGCAAGACCAGTTTTGAAATGAAAGATCCCAGCACCTTTGTGAACTATGATCCTGCCATCTGGAATATCAAAAGTGGTGCGTATCCGACCCTTCTTGGGCCGGG is part of the Oligoflexus sp. genome and harbors:
- a CDS encoding IPT/TIG domain-containing protein, whose amino-acid sequence is MQTRSLVLFMMLFALLSCNKLQTAGEANPITFSGITGIQASSDNSYILTWKIPFTVFIENYEVYVQPIQAADADALIAAAASSSSDKKDGPAAESTDVSQAVTVTDAFNPMTKGKLVALVSADRSSYRTASLDEGIYLFQVRALAADGRRDNNVSARIVRVSAGQLFKGLQIAEVIGSDAHLKWIPYPNIRATDSYQYIVYKGPAFNERVAYTKESEVSISLLKENSGDTLYYGVRFVDAKGVEDSNTTLLPLTVPVINKNFLGCLSVQGLGADRLKVNFEWPSENYTAMRIYRNQQEAFVTLDRGVTSFVDRGLVEGEYYTYTCQGVAGKDVIAGSNQIKGATLSSNPPTFKGITNVKADDAHQATVSWGVTTGVPAQSFTVYANPGSSVDWAAQPSATIEPSVLQTPIKNLGDDLPYAFGVRACGVSVCDPNTEQILINMPDDGAPKTIGAESAVVSTGQILIQAPWSPEQGGILKRKVFTKVGGDPSTDISVYTLAQTVVVTNPINPPRLLTLNDVTSARTYHIIVRDEDKHGNISSNSRVVTVTVGDLRPPDFNGLNANGLLPGASGQEETTLIANFRAIQNYQQHPRGAFGYRFYVREGGGAACHEDHYKFQVDALTVPEGDANYTIPGLKAKTLYSVCIKAIDANGNLSSNTNYLSRQTQDKTAPDFDGIQTLSFDADKGVVKLTWNPSSSADIGSYKIDTWLTLKNSATALPITIQRTAAQSPNSFSFDSTVVPFQSEATLEVAVNACDNADSITDGSKNCSVFARAQALSMTFADIQPPPGFMGIAASSDLIATTEGQVTVKWIEPTDWADYAGFQVYTLDGSNALTLVKDCACSQMPGCLDHISSCQVTGLNDFRTYRFHVRAYDVARNFTILDPIMSFADKRTIDLTRPTFVSNLALNFQDGGSMLNWAAASDNQYAQEQGATLTYRVYRKTGSNFANLLNPGAAGPALVELSDRSYFDASNLVSGTTYYYTVCAVDASGNEACDGTYKSVQTPDLVPPTISALTTNKTSSAKSWNLNWTAADNTTSNANLLFRIKARISTDPTEKVQDSDPTIFTATGASSATGLTGPVNTDAYIHYLLMVTDEAGNTTTRQIDIQSLNLITITAVRTSEGPTTGNRLILVEGSGFHNSSAVSIGGTNCQNTQIVSSRHILCRTPAKSQNTYSLTISNSDGSSATMNNAYTYCTADVNCTNICNNPGSWESSFALQTGRGTTVTTPYIICNATHLNNIRTIANGRYFSVMENIDLNGVAWTPLVTQSSATFQGNFTGNGNIIANFSYNNTNQDDYGFFKYISGNSKVSSLKFINVNINARDRVGALVGDTANDANTVIQDIMMSGTVNGRQDVGGILGRAMVQSFDMSAYGTINGKVTVGGVIGYKTKNASNLYFEGTVTTVPAGTTCNTGGVVGYWDGNNGTASDINAAATVRCERFSAVEMLETGGLVGRLNDHTISNSWFSGTVIGDRRTGGAVGTVVRGGVEGVQVLGTVTGGHSAYVNSGYETGGVVGLLYRAVLKNSTSSAAVTSYYSYVGGLVGNSAGGAQPSGTDRRNLIQSSAAYGAVQNLGGYRTGGAIGSASNTDVINTAANGDVKGSKGQAGGFLGWSEVSVVIDGSFANGDVDSTGFDNVGGFVGITDVNGGHVITNSFAKGDVAGNNNIGGFAGQCRGTYTSNYATGRVVGNSVVGGFCGRNYDLSGAVSTKIEKSFASGAVSAAVDHVGGFIGHIYRSMEIRYSYASGDVTGDANVGGFAGSMDMGPTTIEKNYATGKVIGKTRVGGFLGYGYRYDATMQVMNNYSRSAVQGESDVGGFAGLTGAIISKSYSTGAVTQGQTASNLGGFIGRFVSGGSMSAPECFYDTTTSGRSTSAGGTGKTSFEMKDPSTFVNYDPAIWNIKSGAYPTLLGPGS